From a single Terriglobales bacterium genomic region:
- a CDS encoding MBL fold metallo-hydrolase — protein sequence MIHEIFPVGPLQCNCSVVGDETTHEAMVIDPGDEIGRILEIVKRHNLTVKQIVVTHAHIDHVGGAMKLKQATGAPILLNQNDSTLLKMLDIQAAWVGMAVPEKVHIDQNLADGDSLKTGSLAATVLHTPGHTEGSVCLYFAEEKKLIAGDTLFAGSIGRTDLPGGSFQKIMNSLHHRVLALPDETLVVPGHGSLTTIGKERESNPFLQK from the coding sequence ATGATCCATGAAATTTTCCCAGTAGGGCCGTTGCAGTGCAATTGCTCGGTTGTGGGCGATGAAACCACACACGAGGCCATGGTCATTGATCCGGGAGATGAGATTGGGCGAATCCTTGAGATCGTGAAGCGGCACAATCTCACCGTCAAGCAGATTGTGGTAACGCATGCCCACATTGACCATGTGGGCGGAGCGATGAAGCTCAAGCAGGCGACCGGCGCGCCCATCTTGTTAAACCAGAATGATTCTACCCTGCTCAAAATGCTGGATATACAGGCCGCATGGGTGGGCATGGCCGTACCCGAGAAAGTCCACATTGACCAGAATCTCGCCGATGGGGATTCGCTCAAAACGGGAAGCTTGGCCGCGACTGTGCTGCATACTCCCGGACACACCGAGGGCAGCGTTTGTCTCTATTTCGCGGAAGAGAAAAAGCTGATTGCAGGTGACACGCTGTTTGCCGGAAGCATTGGACGCACCGATCTTCCCGGCGGCTCATTCCAGAAAATCATGAATTCCCTGCACCACCGCGTTCTGGCTTTGCCCGATGAAACGCTCGTTGTTCCCGGACACGGCTCGCTCACCACGATTGGCAAAGAGCGGGAAAGCAATCCGTTTTTACAGAAATAG